A region from the Variovorax sp. V93 genome encodes:
- a CDS encoding class 1 fructose-bisphosphatase, whose protein sequence is MPIAGKATLTQYIIEERRRHPGATGALNALITDVSLACKAISRKVALGALGDVLGSASTQNVQGEEQKTLDVLSNDMFLRANEWGGHVAGMVSEEMEEPYLPPQQQYPRGKYLLLFDPLDGSSNIDVNVAVGSIFSILRAPTPEADAKPEDFLQPGTEQVGAGYAIYGPSTMLVLTLGNGTHAFTLDPQLGEWVLSHPNLSIPRQTSEFAINASNSRFWEPAVKRYVDECLAGREGPRGIDFNMRWIASLVAETHRILMRGGVFMYPRDSKEAGRDGRLRLLYEANPISFLIEQAGGMASTGRRRLMTVEPESIHQRIGFVFGSSDEVARVEAYHSEEPQDTYQAPLFGKRGLFATAA, encoded by the coding sequence ATGCCCATTGCAGGCAAGGCCACGCTGACCCAGTACATCATCGAGGAGCGCCGCCGCCACCCCGGTGCCACGGGCGCGCTCAACGCGCTCATCACCGACGTCTCCCTTGCCTGCAAGGCGATCTCGCGCAAGGTCGCGCTCGGCGCCCTGGGCGACGTGCTGGGCAGCGCCAGCACGCAGAACGTGCAGGGCGAGGAACAGAAGACGCTCGACGTGCTGAGCAACGACATGTTCCTGCGCGCCAACGAGTGGGGCGGCCACGTGGCGGGCATGGTCTCGGAAGAGATGGAAGAGCCCTACCTGCCGCCGCAGCAGCAGTACCCGCGCGGCAAGTACCTGCTGCTGTTCGATCCGCTCGACGGCTCGTCGAACATCGACGTCAACGTGGCGGTGGGCAGCATCTTCTCGATCCTGCGCGCACCCACGCCAGAGGCCGACGCCAAGCCTGAAGACTTCCTGCAGCCCGGCACCGAGCAGGTCGGTGCCGGCTATGCGATCTACGGCCCTTCGACCATGCTGGTGCTGACGCTGGGCAACGGCACGCATGCCTTCACGCTCGATCCGCAGCTGGGCGAATGGGTGCTGAGCCATCCGAACCTGAGCATTCCGCGGCAGACCAGCGAGTTCGCGATCAACGCCTCGAACAGCCGCTTCTGGGAGCCGGCCGTGAAGCGCTACGTCGACGAATGCCTGGCCGGCAGGGAAGGCCCGCGCGGCATCGACTTCAACATGCGGTGGATCGCCTCGCTGGTGGCCGAAACGCACCGCATCCTGATGCGCGGCGGCGTCTTCATGTACCCGCGCGACAGCAAGGAAGCCGGACGCGACGGGCGCCTGCGGCTGCTCTACGAGGCCAATCCGATCTCGTTCTTGATCGAGCAGGCCGGCGGCATGGCCAGCACGGGCCGGCGCCGCCTGATGACGGTCGAGCCGGAGTCGATCCACCAGCGCATCGGCTTCGTCTTCGGGTCGTCCGACGAGGTGGCGCGCGTGGAGGCCTACCACAGCGAGGAGCCGCAGGACACCTACCAGGCGCCGCTGTTCGGAAAGCGCGGCCTCTTTGCAACCGCCGCCTGA
- the cbbX gene encoding CbbX protein, with protein sequence MDATETPAAMATAPRQLFESSGVKALLDQLDAELIGLAPVKGRIRDIAALLLIDKLRQEQGLQSQPPSLHMSFTGNPGTGKTTVAMRMAEVLKQLGYVRKGHLVAVTRDDLVGQFIGHTAPKTKEVIKKAMGGVLFIDEAYYLYRPENERDYGQEAIEILLQVMENQRDDLVVILAGYKDRMETFFGSNPGMASRIAHHIDFPDYSEAELMQIAQLMLGRLNYSFDDGAVSTFSRYVSLRRGQPHFANARSIRNALDRIRLRHATRLFGSDEALTREQLCTLQAQDILSSRVFHPAADATQAEGEKR encoded by the coding sequence ATGGACGCCACCGAAACCCCCGCCGCAATGGCCACGGCACCGAGGCAGCTCTTCGAGTCCTCGGGCGTGAAGGCGCTGCTCGACCAGCTCGACGCCGAGCTGATCGGCCTGGCACCGGTCAAGGGCCGCATCCGCGACATCGCGGCGCTGCTCCTGATCGACAAGCTGCGCCAGGAGCAGGGGCTGCAGTCGCAGCCGCCTTCGCTGCACATGTCGTTCACGGGCAACCCGGGCACCGGAAAGACCACGGTGGCGATGCGCATGGCCGAGGTGCTCAAGCAGCTGGGCTATGTGCGCAAGGGCCACCTGGTGGCGGTGACGCGCGACGACCTGGTGGGCCAGTTCATCGGCCACACGGCGCCCAAGACCAAGGAAGTGATCAAGAAGGCGATGGGCGGCGTGCTGTTCATCGACGAGGCCTACTACCTCTACCGGCCCGAGAACGAACGCGACTACGGGCAGGAGGCCATCGAGATCCTGCTGCAGGTGATGGAGAACCAGCGCGACGACCTGGTCGTGATTCTTGCGGGCTACAAGGACCGCATGGAGACCTTCTTCGGCAGCAACCCGGGCATGGCTTCGCGCATTGCGCACCACATCGACTTTCCGGACTACAGCGAGGCCGAGCTGATGCAGATCGCGCAGCTCATGCTGGGGCGGCTGAACTACAGCTTCGACGACGGCGCGGTCTCCACCTTCTCGCGCTACGTGAGCCTGCGCCGGGGCCAGCCGCACTTTGCCAATGCGCGATCGATCCGCAACGCGCTCGACCGCATCCGGCTGCGCCACGCCACGCGCCTGTTCGGCAGCGACGAGGCCCTGACGCGCGAGCAGCTCTGCACGCTGCAGGCGCAGGACATCCTGTCCAGCCGCGTCTTCCATCCGGCGGCAGACGCCACGCAGGCCGAAGGAGAAAAAAGATGA
- the fba gene encoding class II fructose-bisphosphate aldolase (catalyzes the reversible aldol condensation of dihydroxyacetonephosphate and glyceraldehyde 3-phosphate in the Calvin cycle, glycolysis, and/or gluconeogenesis) has protein sequence MAMISLRQLLDHAAEHQYGVPAFNVNNLEQIQAIMQAARKTDSPVILQASAGARKYAGEPFLRKMVEAAAEMYPEIPIVMHQDHGASPSMCMQAIRSGFTSVMMDGSLMEDAKTPASYDYNVGVTSRVVEMAHAVGVSVEGELGCLGSLESGMAGEEDGSGAEGVLSHDQLLTDPQQAADFVSRTGVDALAIAIGTSHGAYKFSRKPTGDILAIDRIKEIHARIPKTHLVMHGSSSVPQEWLAVIRDFGGDIKETYGVPVEEIQEGIRHGVRKVNIDTDIRLAMTGAMRRAMGQDRSEFDPRKFLKEATAAARDVCIDRFQAFGTAGMASRIKPAALQ, from the coding sequence ATGGCCATGATTTCGCTGCGCCAACTGCTGGACCACGCCGCCGAGCACCAGTACGGCGTGCCGGCGTTCAACGTCAACAACCTGGAGCAGATCCAGGCCATCATGCAGGCCGCGCGCAAGACCGACAGCCCGGTCATCCTGCAGGCCTCGGCCGGCGCGCGCAAATACGCGGGCGAACCCTTCCTGCGCAAGATGGTCGAGGCGGCGGCCGAGATGTACCCGGAGATCCCGATCGTGATGCACCAGGACCATGGCGCGAGCCCGTCGATGTGCATGCAGGCCATCCGCTCGGGCTTCACCAGCGTGATGATGGACGGCTCGCTGATGGAAGACGCGAAGACGCCCGCGAGCTACGACTACAACGTGGGCGTGACCAGCCGCGTGGTGGAGATGGCGCATGCGGTCGGCGTCTCGGTCGAGGGCGAGCTGGGCTGCCTCGGGTCGCTCGAGTCGGGCATGGCCGGCGAGGAAGACGGCAGCGGCGCCGAGGGCGTGCTGTCACACGACCAGCTGCTGACCGATCCGCAGCAGGCGGCCGACTTCGTGTCGCGCACCGGCGTGGATGCGCTGGCCATTGCCATCGGCACCTCGCATGGCGCCTACAAGTTCAGCCGCAAGCCGACCGGCGACATCCTCGCGATCGACCGCATCAAGGAGATCCATGCGCGCATTCCGAAGACGCACCTCGTGATGCACGGCTCTTCGTCGGTGCCGCAGGAATGGCTGGCGGTGATCCGCGACTTTGGCGGCGACATCAAGGAAACCTACGGCGTGCCGGTGGAGGAGATCCAGGAAGGCATCCGCCACGGCGTGCGCAAGGTCAACATCGACACCGACATCCGGCTCGCGATGACCGGCGCAATGCGCCGCGCCATGGGCCAGGACCGCAGCGAATTCGATCCGCGCAAGTTCCTCAAGGAGGCGACCGCGGCCGCGCGCGACGTCTGCATCGACCGCTTCCAGGCCTTCGGCACCGCGGGCATGGCCTCGCGGATCAAGCCGGCGGCGCTGCAGTAG
- the tkt gene encoding transketolase produces the protein MTIDNLALRTQCANAIRALAMDAVQAANSGHPGMPMGMADIAEALWRHRLQHDPADPRWMNRDRFVVSNGHGSMLLYALLHLSGYALPMEELRRFRQLHSRTPGHPEAGVTPGVETTTGPLGQGISNAVGMALAEKLLAEEFNRPGHEVIDHRTYVFLGDGCLMEGISHEACSLAGTWRLHKLVAFYDDNGISIDGEVGGWFSDDTPGRFEAYGWTVLRDVDGHDAAALDAAIESATAANRPVLVCCKTRIGQGSPNRAGTAKAHGEALGETEIALTRQALGWSAAPFEVPAAIAEAWSARESGAALHKAWQERFAAYAQEHPALARELLRRHRTDAPLTAKAEAALAAAASGAEQRKASVATRKASQQVLDEVGPAMPELIGGSADLTGSNLTDWKGHRALKGTGTGNHVHYGVREFGMAAIMNGLALHGGFRPFGGTFLTFSDYARNGVRMSALMKLPVIYVFTHDSIGLGEDGPTHQPVEHASSLRLIPDVDVWRPADATETAVAWRQALRRVDGPSCLLLTRQALPHAGDAGERIESIARGAYVLRRPEAECVALLASGSEVGVALAAAALLAQEGVEARVVSVPCMDVFERQDAEWRHAVIPRHLPRVAVEAGSTGLWWKFVGEYGDVVGLDRFGESAPAGELFKLFGLTAEVVAGRARRLLANAAQASVKEAA, from the coding sequence ATGACGATCGACAACCTCGCCCTGCGCACGCAGTGCGCCAACGCCATCCGTGCGCTGGCCATGGATGCCGTGCAAGCCGCCAACTCGGGCCACCCGGGCATGCCGATGGGCATGGCCGACATTGCCGAGGCCCTGTGGCGGCACCGCCTGCAGCACGACCCGGCCGATCCGCGCTGGATGAACCGCGACCGCTTCGTCGTTTCCAACGGCCACGGCTCGATGCTGCTGTATGCGCTGCTGCACCTGAGCGGCTATGCGCTGCCGATGGAGGAGCTGCGGCGCTTCCGCCAGCTGCATTCGCGCACGCCGGGCCACCCCGAGGCCGGCGTCACGCCCGGCGTCGAGACCACCACTGGGCCACTGGGGCAGGGCATCAGCAATGCGGTGGGCATGGCGCTGGCCGAGAAGCTGCTGGCCGAGGAATTCAACCGGCCCGGCCACGAGGTGATCGACCACCGCACCTACGTGTTCCTGGGCGACGGCTGCCTGATGGAAGGCATCAGCCACGAGGCCTGCTCGCTCGCAGGCACCTGGCGCCTCCACAAGCTGGTGGCGTTCTACGACGACAACGGCATCTCGATCGACGGCGAGGTCGGCGGCTGGTTCAGCGACGACACGCCGGGCCGCTTCGAAGCCTACGGCTGGACCGTGCTGCGCGACGTCGACGGCCACGACGCTGCGGCGCTCGACGCAGCCATTGAAAGCGCCACGGCCGCGAACCGGCCGGTGCTGGTGTGCTGCAAGACGCGCATCGGCCAGGGCTCGCCGAACCGCGCCGGCACCGCCAAGGCGCACGGCGAAGCGCTGGGCGAGACCGAGATCGCGCTGACGCGGCAGGCGCTCGGCTGGAGCGCCGCGCCCTTCGAAGTGCCGGCGGCCATTGCAGAAGCCTGGTCCGCGCGCGAATCGGGCGCCGCGCTGCACAAGGCCTGGCAGGAGCGCTTTGCCGCCTACGCACAGGAGCACCCAGCGCTCGCGCGCGAGCTGCTGCGGCGCCATCGCACCGATGCGCCGCTCACTGCAAAAGCCGAAGCCGCACTGGCTGCGGCCGCGTCGGGCGCGGAGCAGCGCAAGGCATCGGTCGCCACGCGCAAGGCCTCGCAGCAGGTGCTCGACGAAGTCGGCCCCGCGATGCCCGAACTGATCGGCGGCTCGGCCGACCTCACGGGATCGAACCTCACGGACTGGAAGGGCCACCGCGCGCTCAAGGGCACGGGCACCGGCAACCACGTGCACTACGGCGTGCGCGAGTTCGGGATGGCAGCCATCATGAACGGGCTCGCGCTGCACGGCGGCTTCCGTCCCTTCGGCGGCACCTTCCTGACCTTTTCGGACTACGCGCGCAACGGCGTGCGCATGTCGGCGCTGATGAAGCTGCCGGTCATCTACGTCTTCACGCACGACTCGATCGGGCTCGGCGAGGACGGCCCGACGCACCAGCCGGTGGAGCATGCCTCGAGCCTGCGGCTGATTCCCGATGTCGACGTCTGGCGCCCGGCCGATGCCACCGAGACGGCCGTGGCCTGGCGCCAGGCCCTGCGCCGCGTGGACGGGCCGAGCTGCCTGCTGCTGACGCGCCAGGCGCTGCCGCATGCCGGCGACGCCGGCGAGCGCATCGAATCCATTGCGCGCGGCGCCTACGTGCTGCGCCGCCCGGAGGCCGAGTGCGTGGCACTGCTGGCAAGCGGCTCCGAAGTGGGCGTGGCGCTGGCCGCCGCGGCCCTGCTGGCGCAGGAGGGCGTCGAGGCACGCGTGGTGTCCGTGCCATGCATGGACGTGTTCGAACGCCAGGACGCCGAGTGGCGCCATGCGGTGATTCCGCGCCACCTGCCGCGCGTGGCGGTGGAGGCCGGCAGCACGGGCCTCTGGTGGAAGTTCGTCGGCGAATACGGCGACGTGGTCGGGCTCGACCGCTTCGGCGAATCGGCGCCGGCCGGCGAGCTCTTCAAGCTGTTCGGCCTGACAGCCGAAGTGGTGGCCGGGCGCGCCCGCCGCCTGCTCGCGAACGCCGCGCAGGCCAGCGTGAAAGAGGCCGCATGA
- a CDS encoding HAD-IA family hydrolase has protein sequence MTKEDLRGIDAIAFDLDGTLVDSAPDIRHALNCALEEAGLACFELDTVRAWIGDGPDALILQALREHGLGGSEALRGRLRKSFDAATLAAPLKFGSVFEGIAALVAGLRRTLPMVVVTNKPTPLARAVLDAAGLLPAMAGVYGADTAAQRKPAPFLLQAAARQLGVEPARLLMVGDGPADLLAAQAAGSPAALVAWGYGGHAAANAAEAASAWRVSTPQQLLLTARESRAVRRDEETTRIF, from the coding sequence ATGACGAAAGAAGACCTGCGCGGCATCGATGCGATCGCCTTCGATCTCGACGGCACCTTGGTCGACAGCGCGCCGGACATCCGGCACGCGCTGAACTGCGCGCTCGAGGAAGCCGGGCTGGCCTGCTTCGAGCTGGACACGGTGCGCGCATGGATCGGCGACGGACCCGACGCGCTGATCCTGCAGGCGCTGCGCGAGCACGGGCTCGGCGGCAGCGAGGCGCTACGCGGCCGGCTGCGCAAGTCCTTCGATGCCGCCACGCTGGCGGCGCCATTGAAGTTCGGCAGCGTGTTCGAGGGCATCGCCGCACTCGTCGCGGGCCTGCGCCGCACGCTGCCGATGGTGGTGGTCACGAACAAGCCGACGCCCCTGGCACGCGCCGTGCTGGATGCAGCAGGTCTGCTGCCGGCGATGGCGGGGGTCTACGGCGCCGACACCGCGGCGCAGCGCAAGCCCGCGCCGTTCCTGCTGCAGGCCGCGGCGCGCCAGCTGGGCGTGGAACCCGCGCGGCTGCTGATGGTGGGCGACGGCCCGGCCGATCTGCTTGCCGCGCAGGCAGCGGGCTCGCCGGCGGCGCTGGTGGCCTGGGGCTATGGCGGCCATGCGGCGGCGAACGCGGCTGAAGCGGCGTCCGCATGGCGCGTCTCGACGCCGCAGCAGCTGCTGTTGACGGCACGCGAGTCGCGCGCCGTCCGCCGCGACGAAGAAACGACCCGGATTTTTTGA
- a CDS encoding HAD-IA family hydrolase: MSIEALVFDVDGTLADTEEVHRMAFNLAFEQLGLDWHWGQAEYRALLAVTGGKERMKAYVDSLPLGASQKKRLHERVPAVHAAKTQHYTDIARRGGIELRTGVLRFLEEAQDAGLRLAIASTTTAVNIDALLQATLGPRGLTMFDVIACGDQVRAKKPASDIYLLALDTLGVPPERAIAIEDSTNGLRSALGAGLWTLVTPTFWTEGSDFSGAGLVLPGLGDPSQPLAGEPGGRLDSAAWLGIDELMRMATVAPPINAVQALYREDC, translated from the coding sequence ATGAGCATCGAAGCCCTGGTCTTCGACGTCGACGGCACCCTGGCCGACACCGAGGAAGTGCACCGCATGGCCTTCAACCTGGCCTTCGAGCAGCTCGGGCTCGACTGGCATTGGGGCCAGGCCGAGTATCGCGCGCTGCTGGCGGTCACGGGCGGCAAGGAGCGCATGAAGGCCTACGTCGATTCGCTCCCGCTGGGCGCATCGCAGAAGAAGCGGCTGCACGAGCGGGTGCCGGCCGTCCATGCCGCCAAGACGCAGCACTACACCGACATCGCGCGGCGCGGCGGCATCGAGCTGCGCACGGGCGTGCTGCGCTTTCTCGAGGAGGCCCAGGATGCCGGCCTGCGCCTGGCGATTGCAAGCACCACCACCGCCGTCAACATCGACGCGCTGCTGCAGGCCACGCTGGGTCCGCGCGGCCTCACGATGTTCGACGTGATTGCCTGCGGCGACCAGGTGCGCGCGAAGAAGCCGGCGTCCGACATCTACCTGCTGGCGCTCGACACATTGGGCGTGCCGCCCGAGCGCGCCATCGCCATCGAGGACTCGACCAACGGGCTGCGCTCGGCCCTGGGTGCCGGGCTCTGGACGCTGGTCACGCCCACCTTCTGGACCGAGGGCAGCGACTTCAGCGGCGCCGGGCTGGTGCTGCCCGGCCTGGGCGACCCCAGCCAGCCGCTGGCCGGCGAGCCCGGCGGGCGTCTTGACTCCGCCGCGTGGCTTGGAATCGATGAACTGATGCGGATGGCCACCGTGGCCCCGCCGATCAATGCCGTGCAGGCGCTCTACCGCGAGGACTGTTAG
- the rpe gene encoding ribulose-phosphate 3-epimerase, whose product MQNEKNTMRIAPSLLSANFARLGEEVTAVIEAGADLIHFDVMDNHYVPNLTIGPLVCEAIKPYATVPIDVHLMVKPVDALIPMFAQAGASIISFHPEASEHIDRTVRLIRDSGCKAGLVLNPATPLAVLDHVLDQLDLVLLMSVNPGFGGQSFIESVLPKIEAVRRRIDASGREIWLEVDGGVKPDNAARIGAAGADTLVAGSAVFNGGRYREAIGAIRAQALQGRQSMEGRPA is encoded by the coding sequence ATGCAGAACGAAAAGAACACCATGCGGATCGCGCCCAGCCTGCTGTCGGCGAACTTCGCGCGGCTCGGCGAAGAGGTCACGGCGGTCATCGAGGCCGGTGCCGACCTGATCCATTTCGATGTCATGGACAACCACTATGTTCCAAATCTGACAATCGGTCCGCTGGTCTGCGAGGCCATCAAGCCCTATGCGACGGTGCCGATCGACGTGCACCTGATGGTCAAGCCGGTCGATGCGCTGATCCCGATGTTCGCGCAGGCCGGTGCCTCGATCATTTCGTTCCACCCCGAGGCCAGCGAGCACATCGACCGCACCGTCCGGCTGATCCGGGACAGCGGCTGCAAGGCCGGCCTGGTGCTCAACCCCGCCACGCCGCTTGCGGTGCTCGACCATGTGCTGGACCAGCTCGACCTGGTGCTGCTGATGTCGGTCAACCCCGGCTTCGGCGGCCAGAGCTTCATCGAGAGCGTGCTGCCGAAGATCGAGGCGGTGCGCCGCCGCATCGATGCCAGCGGGCGCGAGATCTGGCTGGAGGTCGATGGCGGCGTGAAGCCCGACAACGCCGCGCGCATCGGCGCCGCGGGTGCCGACACGCTGGTGGCGGGCTCGGCGGTGTTCAACGGCGGCCGCTACCGCGAGGCCATTGGCGCCATTCGCGCGCAGGCACTGCAGGGCCGCCAGTCGATGGAAGGGCGTCCCGCATGA
- the fdhD gene encoding formate dehydrogenase accessory sulfurtransferase FdhD, translated as MNLSDLPLRPGSAELLPVRGVRARRAFDNRDWVAVEVPVALEFNGIAHAVMLATPTDLADFALGFALSEGILLGRNELYGVEEAYAPEGITLKLEVASAAFARLKARRRSMAGRTGCGLCGTESLAHVTRALPPLPEGPALSTRAVARGMRELASLQVLQKVTGAVHAAAWCSAQGEALLVREDVGRHNALDKLVGALARNSVPASTGFIAVTSRASFEMVQKTVAAGVPLLAAVSASTSLATAVAQDAGLTLAGFVRDDDLVIYTHPWRLNGLPANA; from the coding sequence GTGAACCTATCCGACCTACCGCTTCGGCCCGGAAGCGCCGAGCTGCTGCCCGTGCGCGGCGTGCGCGCCCGCCGGGCCTTCGACAACCGCGACTGGGTGGCCGTGGAGGTGCCGGTCGCGCTGGAGTTCAACGGCATTGCGCACGCCGTGATGCTTGCAACACCCACCGACCTGGCCGACTTCGCGCTGGGCTTCGCGCTCAGCGAGGGCATCCTGCTCGGACGCAATGAGCTCTACGGCGTCGAGGAAGCGTACGCACCCGAAGGCATCACGCTCAAGCTCGAGGTGGCGAGCGCGGCCTTCGCGCGGCTGAAGGCGCGCCGCCGCTCGATGGCCGGGCGCACGGGCTGCGGCCTGTGCGGCACCGAGAGCTTGGCGCATGTCACGCGTGCGCTGCCGCCCCTGCCCGAGGGCCCCGCGCTCTCGACCCGCGCCGTCGCGCGCGGCATGCGGGAGCTTGCATCGCTGCAGGTGCTGCAGAAGGTCACCGGTGCCGTGCACGCGGCGGCCTGGTGCAGCGCGCAAGGCGAAGCGCTGCTGGTGCGCGAGGACGTCGGCCGCCACAACGCGCTCGACAAGCTCGTCGGCGCGCTCGCAAGAAACAGCGTGCCCGCCTCCACCGGCTTCATCGCGGTGACCAGCCGCGCCAGTTTCGAGATGGTGCAGAAGACCGTCGCCGCCGGCGTGCCGCTGCTGGCGGCGGTATCGGCCTCGACCTCGCTGGCCACGGCGGTTGCGCAAGACGCGGGCCTCACGCTGGCGGGCTTCGTGCGCGACGACGACCTGGTCATCTACACCCACCCGTGGCGGCTCAACGGCCTGCCCGCCAACGCCTGA
- a CDS encoding phosphoribulokinase translates to MSAKHPIVAITGSSGAGTTSVTRTFENIFRRESVKAAIVEGDSFHRYDRNSMKVAMAEAEAAGNRNFSHFGEDANLFAELEALFRDYGEAGVGQSRKYLHDAQEAAPYKQEPGTFTPWETLPDSELLFYEGLHGGVTTGKVDIARHVDLLIGVVPVINLEWIQKLHRDKNTRGYSTEAVTDVILRRMNEYVHYICPQFTRTHINFQRVPVVDTSDPFIARTIPSPDESLVVIRFANPTGFDFPYLLSMLHDSFMSRANTLVVPGGKMELAMQLIFTPMILRLMERRKKAYAI, encoded by the coding sequence ATGTCAGCCAAACATCCCATCGTTGCCATCACCGGCTCGTCCGGCGCGGGCACCACGTCCGTCACGCGGACTTTCGAGAACATCTTCCGCCGCGAGAGCGTCAAGGCGGCCATCGTGGAGGGCGACAGCTTCCACCGCTACGACCGCAATTCCATGAAGGTGGCCATGGCCGAGGCCGAGGCCGCCGGCAACCGCAACTTCAGCCACTTCGGCGAGGACGCCAATCTGTTCGCCGAACTCGAGGCGCTGTTCCGCGACTACGGCGAGGCGGGCGTCGGCCAGAGCCGCAAGTACCTGCACGATGCGCAGGAGGCCGCGCCCTACAAGCAGGAGCCCGGCACCTTCACGCCGTGGGAAACGCTGCCCGACAGCGAGCTGCTGTTCTATGAGGGCCTGCATGGCGGCGTGACCACCGGGAAGGTCGACATCGCGCGCCACGTCGACCTGCTGATCGGCGTGGTGCCGGTGATCAACCTCGAGTGGATCCAGAAGCTGCACCGCGACAAGAACACGCGCGGCTATTCCACCGAGGCCGTGACCGACGTGATCCTGCGCCGGATGAACGAGTACGTGCACTACATCTGCCCGCAGTTCACGCGCACGCACATCAACTTCCAGCGCGTGCCGGTGGTGGACACCTCCGACCCGTTCATTGCGCGCACCATCCCCAGCCCGGACGAGAGTCTGGTCGTGATCCGCTTCGCCAACCCCACGGGCTTCGACTTTCCCTATCTGCTGAGCATGCTGCACGACTCCTTCATGTCGCGGGCCAACACGCTGGTGGTGCCGGGCGGAAAGATGGAGCTCGCGATGCAGCTGATCTTCACGCCGATGATCCTGCGCCTCATGGAGCGCCGCAAGAAGGCCTACGCGATCTAG
- a CDS encoding phosphoglycerate kinase, which produces MSFNTLDQIDLRGQRVFIRCDLNVPLDASGRISDDTRIRASLGGIRHALSQGARVMVTSHLGRPKEGQLAAGESLAPVAKRLGELLGAPVALVGDWIDRPFDIAPGQMALLENCRANVGEKANAEALARRMAALCDVYVNDAFGTAHRAEATTEALARLAPVACAGPLMASELNALGRALANPARPLAAIVGGAKVSTKLSILESLAAQVEWLVVGGGMANTFLLAAGHPVGRSLCEPEMVDTARAVGAALSARGAQLFMPTDVVTATEFSPNAVATVKAVADVAPDDMILDFGPDSVARLVAMLGPCKTIVWNGPLGVFEIEQFSHGTRTLAHAIARMDAFSLAGGGDTVAAINQFEVEECIDYVSTAGGAFLEFLEGKSLPAVKALQDRRK; this is translated from the coding sequence ATGAGCTTCAACACGCTCGACCAGATCGACCTGCGCGGACAGCGCGTCTTCATCCGCTGCGACCTCAACGTGCCGCTCGACGCGTCGGGCCGCATCAGCGACGACACGCGCATCCGCGCCAGCCTGGGCGGCATTCGCCATGCGCTGTCGCAAGGCGCGCGTGTGATGGTCACATCGCACCTGGGCCGGCCGAAGGAGGGCCAGCTTGCAGCCGGCGAATCGCTGGCGCCGGTGGCGAAGCGGCTCGGCGAACTGCTGGGCGCACCGGTGGCGCTGGTCGGCGACTGGATCGATCGCCCCTTCGACATCGCGCCCGGCCAGATGGCGCTGCTTGAAAACTGCCGCGCGAACGTCGGCGAGAAGGCCAATGCCGAAGCCCTGGCGCGGCGCATGGCAGCGCTGTGCGACGTGTACGTGAACGATGCCTTCGGCACCGCGCACCGCGCCGAGGCCACCACCGAGGCGCTGGCCCGGCTCGCGCCCGTTGCCTGCGCCGGTCCGCTGATGGCGTCGGAACTGAACGCGCTCGGCCGTGCGCTTGCGAACCCCGCGCGGCCGCTGGCCGCGATCGTCGGCGGTGCCAAGGTATCGACCAAGCTGTCGATCCTCGAATCGCTGGCGGCGCAGGTTGAATGGCTGGTGGTCGGCGGCGGCATGGCCAATACCTTCCTGCTCGCGGCGGGCCATCCGGTCGGCCGGTCGCTGTGCGAGCCCGAGATGGTGGACACGGCGCGCGCCGTGGGCGCGGCGCTCTCGGCACGCGGTGCGCAGCTCTTCATGCCGACCGACGTGGTCACGGCGACCGAGTTCTCGCCAAATGCGGTGGCAACGGTGAAAGCCGTGGCCGACGTGGCGCCCGACGACATGATCCTGGACTTCGGCCCGGACTCGGTGGCGCGGCTCGTCGCCATGCTCGGCCCATGCAAGACCATCGTCTGGAACGGCCCGCTCGGCGTGTTCGAGATCGAGCAGTTCTCGCACGGCACGCGCACGCTGGCCCACGCGATCGCGCGGATGGACGCGTTCTCGCTCGCGGGCGGCGGCGACACCGTGGCCGCCATCAACCAGTTCGAGGTGGAGGAGTGCATCGACTACGTCTCGACGGCGGGCGGCGCGTTCCTCGAATTCCTCGAAGGCAAGAGCCTGCCCGCGGTCAAGGCGCTCCAGGACCGCAGGAAATGA
- a CDS encoding formate dehydrogenase subunit delta encodes MHVDQLIRMVNQMGSFFEAMPDRSEALHDLALHLKRFWEPRMRRELLAHLDAGGPGELNPVSAEAIRVHRALLE; translated from the coding sequence ATGCACGTCGACCAGCTGATCCGCATGGTGAACCAGATGGGCAGCTTCTTCGAAGCCATGCCCGACCGCAGCGAAGCCCTGCATGACCTGGCGCTGCACCTGAAGCGCTTCTGGGAACCGCGCATGCGGCGCGAGCTGCTGGCGCACCTGGACGCCGGCGGACCGGGGGAACTGAACCCCGTCTCGGCCGAGGCGATCCGCGTGCACCGGGCGCTGCTCGAATAG